Proteins from one Fragaria vesca subsp. vesca linkage group LG6, FraVesHawaii_1.0, whole genome shotgun sequence genomic window:
- the LOC101303142 gene encoding 6-phosphogluconate dehydrogenase, decarboxylating 3-like, giving the protein MAAPPNPTRIGLAGLAVMGQNLALNIAEKGFPISVYNRTTSKVDETVERAKKEGNLPLYGFHDPESFVKSIQKPRVVIMLVKAGAPVDQTIKTLSVYLEKGDCIIDGGNEWYENTERREKAMAELGLLYLGMGVSGGEEGARYGPSMMPGGSFEAYKYIEDILLKVSAQVPDSGPCVTYIGKGGSGNFVKMIHNGIEYGDMQLIAEAYDVLKSVGKLSNEELQKVFTEWNKGELLSFLIEITADIFGIKDDKGDGYLVDKVLDKTGMKGTGKWTVQQAAELSIAAPTIESSLDARFLSGLKDERVEASKVFKAGGFGDILTDQEVDKAKLVDDVRQALYASKICSYAQGMNLIRAKSIEQGWDLKLGELARIWKGGCIIRAVFLDRIKQAYDRNCDLANLLVDPEFSKEIIERQSAWRRVVCLAINSGISTPGMSASLAYFDTYRRARLPANLVQAQRDYFGAHTYERTDVEGAFHTEWFKIAKQSKI; this is encoded by the coding sequence ATGGCTGCACCACCAAACCCTACAAGAATTGGCCTTGCCGGTTTGGCTGTTATGGGCCAAAATTTGGCCCTCAACATTGCAGAGAAAGGCTTCCCCATTTCCGTGTACAACAGAACTACCTCCAAAGTTGATGAGACTGTTGAGCGGGCGAAAAAAGAAGGAAACCTCCCCCTTTATGGCTTCCATGATCCTGAATCTTTTGTTAAGTCAATCCAAAAACCTCGGGTGGTAATCATGCTTGTCAAGGCTGGGGCGCCTGTTGATCAGACCATAAAGACTCTCTCCGTCTACCTGGAGAAGGGTGACTGCATTATTGATGGTGGTAATGAGTGGTATGAGAACACTGAGAGGAGGGAGAAAGCCATGGCTGAATTGGGCCTTCTTTACCTTGGTATGGGAGTTTCAGGTGGTGAAGAGGGGGCTCGATATGGACCCTCTATGATGCCTGGAGGATCTTTTGAGGCCTATAAGTACATTGAAGACATCCTTCTTAAGGTGTCGGCTCAAGTTCCAGACAGTGGCCCCTGTGTGACTTACATTGGCAAAGGTGGGTCTGGTAACTTTGTAAAGATGATCCATAATGGTATAGAATATGGTGACATGCAGCTGATAGCAGAGGCTTATGATGTTCTTAAATCTGTTGGAAAGTTGTCAAATGAGGAACTACAAAAAGTTTTCACAGAATGGAACAAGGGAGAGCTGCTGAGCTTCTTGATTGAAATCACTGCAGATATTTTTGGAATCAAGGACGACAAGGGCGATGGATATTTGGTTGACAAGGTTTTGGACAAGACCGGCATGAAGGGTACTGGTAAATGGACTGTACAGCAAGCTGCTGAACTTTCCATTGCCGCCCCCACAATTGAATCTTCTTTGGATGCAAGGTTCCTCAGTGGGTTAAAGGATGAAAGGGTTGAAGCTTCTAAAGTGTTCAAAGCAGGTGGCTTTGGTGATATCTTGACTGACCAAGAGGTGGATAAGGCAAAGTTGGTCGATGATGTGAGGCAAGCTCTCTATGCATCCAAGATATGCAGTTATGCACAGGGCATGAATTTGATCCGTGCAAAGAGTATTGAGCAGGGATGGGACTTGAAGTTGGGAGAATTGGCTAGGATTTGGAAGGGAGGTTGCATCATTCGTGCTGTGTTCTTGGACAGAATTAAGCAGGCTTATGATAGGAACTGTGATCTTGCAAACCTTCTTGTGGACCCTGAGTTTTCGAAGGAGATCATTGAGCGACAGTCTGCGTGGCGAAGGGTGGTATGCCTTGCTATCAACTCAGGTATCAGTACCCCAGGTATGTCAGCTAGTCTTGCTTATTTTGACACCTACAGAAGAGCGAGACTTCCTGCTAACTTGGTCCAAGCTCAACGAGACTACTTTGGTGCTCATACATATGAAAGAACTGATGTTGAAGGTGCTTTCCACACTGAATGGTTCAAGATTGCTAAGCAGTCCAAGATTTAA
- the LOC101303438 gene encoding probable galacturonosyltransferase 9-like, translating into MAVAVRGSRAGSGFGGFSLRSFFSYRIFVSAMFSLLFIATLSVLLTTNPSTPHHDSALPTTGNTYMRRSFLALNSDPLKTRLDLIYKQANDHVTLVNAYAAYARKLKLEISRQMKMFDDLASNFSELQTKPSYRTSLFESDGPLDEDVLRQFEKEVKDKVKTARLMITESKENYDNQLKIQKLKDTIFAVNELLIKAKKNGAFASTIAARSIPKSLHCLAMRLVEERISHPEKYKEEESSPEFEDPTLYHYAIFSDNVIAVSVVIRSVVSNAIEPWKHVFHVVTDRMNLAPMKVWFKMRPVERGAYVEVKAIEDFTFLNSSYVPSLQGLGTMETSKRNRNPYSSLLHELRFYMPEMYPKLNKILFLDDDVVVQKDLTGLWNIDLDGKVNGAVETCFGSFRRYAQYLNFSHPLIRERFNPRSCAWAYGMNIFDLDAWRQEGCTEQYHSWQNLNENQTLYKSGTSAAGLITFYSTTKSLDKSWHVLGLGYNPSISMDEINKAAVIHYNGHMKPWLDIAMNQYKNLWTKYMDNGMEFVQMCNFGL; encoded by the exons CTCTGTTCTCCTCACTACAAACCCCTCAACTCCTCACCATGACTCT GCACTTCCAACTACTGGAAACACGTATATGCGTAGATCGTTTCTCGCTTTAAATTCTGACCCGTTGAAAACCAGATTAGATTTGATATACAAGCAAGCAAATGATCATGTCACTCTTGTCAATGCATATGCAGCTTATGCTAGGAAACTTAAGCTTGAGATATCTAGGCAAATGAAAATGTTTGATGATTTGGCATCCAATTTCTCTGAGCTTCAAACGAAACCAAGTTACCGGACTAGTTTGTTTGAATCAGATGGTCCATTAGATGAGGATGTTTTGAGGCAGTTCGAGAAGGAGGTGAAGGATAAGGTTAAAACTGCCCGGTTAATGATCACCGAGTCAAAGGAGAACTATGATAATCAGCTCAAGATTCAGAAGCTGAAGGATACAATTTTTGCTGTTAATGAGTTGCTTATAAAGGCAAAGAAGAATGGGGCATTTGCGAGCACGATTGCAGCAAGGTCGATTCCAAAAAGTTTGCATTGTTTGGCCATGAGGCTTGTTGAAGAGAGAATTTCACATCCGGAGAAGTACAAGGAGGAGGAATCAAGCCCTGAGTTTGAGGACCCAACTTTGTACCATTATGCGATTTTTTCGGATAACGTTATTGCAGTCTCAGTGGTGATCCGATCTGTGGTGAGTAATGCAATTGAACCGTGGAAACATGTTTTCCATGTTGTTACAGATAGGATGAATCTTGCGCCAATGAAGGTTTGGTTTAAGATGAGGCCAGTGGAACGGGGTGCTTATGTGGAGGTGAAGGCAATAGAAGATTTTACTTTCTTGAATTCCTCATATGTGCCAAGTTTGCAGGGGCTTGGTACCATGGAAACATCTAAAAGGAATAGGAATCCATACTCGTCACTGTTGCATGAGCTTCGGTTTTATATGCCAGAAATGTATCCAAAACTAAACAAGATTCTCTTTTTGGATGATGATGTTGTGGTTCAAAAGGACTTGACAGGATTGTGGAATATTGATTTGGATGGGAAGGTGAATGGAGCAGTTGAGACCTGCTTTGGGTCCTTCCGTCGATATGCTCAGTACTTGAACTTTTCACACCCCCTTATTAGAGAGAGGTTCAATCCCCGTTCTTGTGCTTGGGCATATGGAATGAATATATTTGATCTTGACGCTTGGAGGCAAGAGGGTTGTACAGAGCAGTACCATAGCTGGCAGAACTTG AATGAGAACCAGACTCTGTACAAGTCAGGGACTAGTGCAGCAGGGCTGATTACCTTCTACTCGACAACAAAGTCTCTGGACAAATCCTGGCACGTGCTCGGGCTGGGGTACAACCCCAGTATCAGCATGGATGAGATTAACAAAGCAGCAGTCATTCATTACAATGGACATATGAAACCTTGGCTGGACATTGCAATGAACCAGTACAAGAATCTCTGGACTAAATATATGGACAATGGTATGGAGTTTGTTCAGATGTGCAATTTTGGCCTATAG